The Magnolia sinica isolate HGM2019 chromosome 11, MsV1, whole genome shotgun sequence DNA window tgtggctcatttgatatacatgtggccatgtggtgtggcccacttatcatatttatggcccattgtcaaggcccaccttgttatatatgaggtccctatGATGcaacccattagatgtatttggggctcatgggtcgaagcccaatatgatgtatataagacccctttcaatgtgtgattccgccatgataaatgtattgtatatccgcaccatttagcccgctggatggtgggactcctcCCCCccccctcgatgtatgtattttatatccgcactgtctacTCGTCTTGATGGTGCAaggcccgcttgctgcatgtgctgggcccgcctacactgtacaggcccaccatgctgtgtgtacttcacccacaccgtccacttatGCGGCCTACCTAAatgtacgtattttgtatccacaccgtccataatgttgggatggtgctggacaatgtttgattggcgttgatttacatggatatgtttgtacaagtgctaatcatcatacgtgggccatgggtgtagtgatacacatgttatacctacaactattgaaatgatttttggtgcagcccatataatgaggcccaccttgatgaattagtgcggcccattgtgacgtatgtggcccattatgatgtgtttagCCCATGTGCAGGCCATCTGTTTGTCTTGTTAGgtccatgagacgtggcccactgtgatatatctaaggccaatgggcgaggcccattagtgcagcacatatgatgtaacccacttgatgtgtatgaggcccattgatgtggcgcacttattgtatttaaggcccacgagttgcggcccattataatgtaatggggcccatgggtcatggcccattgagatgtatactcggccaatacattgtggcccattgagacgtgtttccgacccatttagtgaggccattgtgatatattcctgctcatatgatgaggaccattgagatgtattttcggcccatgtgaggcggcccatagcgatgtgcattaggcccatgtgatgcgacccgctTAATTTATGAGATcaatgtgtgaggccatgggcccactgtatgtttggccttatgtgggtcactcgttgggagcaatgttggttagatgtccacattgttgggcaatgacgattagatgtccacattgtgacctttctttaggccttgttaggctcattctcttcgtgggttaaccgaaataagtggggcccattcgccgtagacggatggctccgtgcttttggatttgatataaccacggccgagtaccgatctttatactatggtcgatcggctgatcatttatagACCCCGCTTTGTTATCTGTTGGTTATCGGTgccattgtcgtgaccgatttaccgattccgactattgaccgatcccaattgtcgtggtcgattgccgaatatcgatcgaggctgattatcaatcgaggctgattaccgattctgattgtcgaggccgattttgattgccgaggccgattgtcaagacctatataatgtatatgcgatccatagttaaggcccattgtgatgtattggagggtcaggcgatggagtccattgtgatgtatgttaggctcatatgaaaggtccatcgtggtgtgtattacgctattgagagggacccatggtgttgtatgtttggccctagtgtgaggccatgggtccactattccttgggggacaatgttggttaaatgtccacattgttgtgattgatggtcgatgccggttattgataccgattatgagtatgtgacagcataacatcatgatacatgcccatacgcatcatctgcatgttggttatgagatgtgattgatcattgcatatgtcatcgagcatgttgttatgagactccttgataggtggaggttatctcacttgagcacgcggtatgcgtaggattgatgcatgactggattgtatgactcatgcatctcacattatgattactgtacgccctagtgacatcagggccgtagcctccacaggcatatcgtggatggccaaatgggacaccgaaaatgtttagttctagcatacgggcgtcataaatgtccttgggtgaaaattcataaacctccgtggccaggagacgccccaacgtcgagaccgagtggatatatgagcgcatgagggccttatattagtaggccgcgtctcctactctgccgtggttggttgggaagggaagtgaccttacccgcctgagtgagggggcaatgtctaggttgagtttgaccagcttgaggaatggatccgctattgacgagccgggcccgatattggcaggcggatagtgaggtctcttccacttacctagttatgcgctcggataggggcggcaagctggcgtagagtgtaatagaccccggtgataatcccagagatgaactgtactgatatgtggatttagtgagcaggagttgcatactcattcatgcattcattcattcactatccactcgggttagtggtgcgtaactatttgttacgtgtgccttcgcaatggctagaatTTCGATTAAGGCGCaccactaacctgagatcaggagtttaccacattaagtctgactatccaaactaggtatgggactagtttggatagaagttcattGTGATGGACACCATAGCCTgtaatattacgtactatcatcccaacttcacactccagtatggtcattccatttacaccgcatattgcgtgacattcgcggcatacaacatttaggttactgcgtttctgcatttatatggtctagatatggttgACTCTATTCgtaaactcatcaggaattgtatattgcatcgcatccttggcatctgatatttgactttttatgactccttatttacaTAGCTGTCTTATattacttactctgttatcttatgatttatgatcttgttagtatttctgcttactctgataattcatgatcttatcaacctTTCTGCTcattccgataatgtacgatttatggattactagtattttcggtattgtatgataatggcattgtattgaatacttgacacttaccttgtacacacacttacaccaccctctaagctttctataagcttatgcatgatagatgcatgcaggtgatgttaggtggcagcagtgttgagcttggagcgtagagtggtcttccggagcttgattttcaatctatgtatttcctttttagttttgactgaaatgattatattagtggatatgtgataatgatgttgcctttgtgaattgggtaatcttgtggttatgcttattgcgagttaaatgtatatatataaaaaaatcctccttgtagaatctcaggattggaatctggcgtatgaacgctaagagtcgagaatggggtactacggagacttTCAGCACCGAATTTGGCAATCGGGatttctgtgaatccgatttccgggtttggggtgtgacagatgatgtataccacaccgtccatatcactggatggtgggacccacccccacgtgtgggacgatgtgtgtgtgtgtgtgcagtgtgtgtgtgtgtgtattatattagatataatattgtattatattatatataatattgtatatattatatatattatatgtagattatatattatgttatatataatatatacttgatgatgggccttcatgtggacccccaccatgatgcatgtgatgcatccaagccatccagcccctttgaaagctcatttgatggcatgagctaaagactgagacagatctatagttcaagtggaccccaccttggtatgtttatgaggcccatcttgatttatttgtggttgtccattaaggcccaccctgGTATATATATAacgcccaagtgattaggcccatcttgtcatatttatggcccattgttgaggcccaccttaatgtgtatgaggccattgttgaggcccactttgatatatataaagcccatgttacgagccccattgtgatgtattcaaaggcctgggggatatgacccattgcaatgtacataaggcccattgatgcggcccacttgatttatataaggcccatatgaggcggcctagtggatgtatttgaggcccatgggtcaaggcccattgggatgtatacaaggtctattacattatgtgattccaccatgggttatgtatgacatttatggcgagccatgccttgggagcaatgttggtttgacgtccacattgtaagaataatattggtttaatgtccgcattataaatctccctaaGGCTCATTAATAAGTCCATATttgttgtgcgtaggccatcaagcccatcttcgttgtgaggataattcatcaccttataacatgcttagtgtaatttCGTGactcatgcccatgtgcatcatttgtatgcttgatatgaggaatgtttgatcatagcataagccggttaggctgagacatttacaggactccttatgagacggagtgccccacatgatcacgcggtacacgctggattgctgcatgatttgatagtgtgattcatgcatctcgtatttgtgtatcatgatcattgtacgccctagcgacatcagagtcgtggctctacagacacatcgtggatggccagatgggataccgaaaatgcttggttctagtactgtgggcacgtaggatgtccttgggtgaaaatcccagaacctcttTGGTACCAGtagttgctctaacgtctagaccgagtggactATGAGCGCCAGTGCCTATACCATGAAgccgtctcccattgtgtcgtggtcggttggaagggggtgtggccttattcgcccgactGAGGGAGCTATAAGATagactgagtatgaccagctcgtaaatgggtccgctatcaatgagccgggtaggtattggagactactggctaggcggatagtgaggtctcttccactcgtagggctgtgcagctagggaggaggtagtcggtgtggagtgtaataaaccccagtgattttttcagagagcaaccgtactgatatgtagacttattaagcaagaattgcatatccattcatttattcattcactatccactcgggctggtggtgcgtaactatttgttacgtgtaccatcgcatgtccagaatttcggttgagcgtgcaactaacctgagatcaggagtttaccatattgtgtctgagtatccaaatttaggtatgggaatggtttagataaaagtcccttgtgatggactccatagcttgtgatacttcgtactatcatcccgacttcacattctagcatggtcattttattcgcatcgcatatcacattgcattcgcagtacttagcattttgggttattatgttttgcacttatatggcctagatgaggttgatggtattcgtggctcgtcaggatttgaatattgcattgcatcctcagcatctattattgtctttttatgtttcgctcgcatggccttagtatggccgatagcattcatgccttgcatcacagctttggtacagctgatagcattcatggacttacagcatattttcgcattactcagatattatatgattcatgatcttgctagtatttccacttattccgatggtgtatgatttatgggctttattacaTACTTAGCACTCACCTtaaacacactttcaccaccctctaagctttctataagcttatgcacgatagatacatgctggtggcattaggttgcaacagcgttgagcttgaagcgtgcagcagtcttctggagttttgatttcgatatatgtattttcctttcagcgttgtatctaaatgtttatattagtggatatgtgacgatgatgttgcctttgtgatttgggtgaacttatgattatgcttcttataaaaaaaagagtacgttggaaaatcctccttgtaggatcctaagatcggaacctggcatatgagtgtcggaatccgagaatggggcactatggaggctgtcggtgccgaattcggcgatcagaaattttgtgagcccggtttccaagttcggggcgtgacagaaattgatatcagagcataacttgggaatacctgaagataacatcacatatttgttgATAGCTACCcatcactctatgattgttgagaacttagaataattaggtccccgagttcgaataacttatagattttatagattttctgatatagctccctaccgatGAGGTTGTAAGGCTGCTTAGTGTTTCAATTTCGATCGTTTCTATTCCAAGATCCAATGTTCAATGTGATCATCATGGTGCTGACAAGGCGTCTTGGGAGTAAGAGGCTGATAttcgtgggcgttatccccatctcttaggtgtttgattattatATCTATAGCGATAGGATTTCCTTCCTTTATGAACTCTGTATTGTTTGTGTCATGTTTTAAATTTCgaagacgaaatttttattaggtggggagagctataaggcccgtatcctagcctgtactgttccgtcgacttccgcgatccttcccttCGAAGTCTGgtaatccgcgacctataatcgatatttgcacacgaccctaagtcatatcccgtagatttgagtcggcttaatccgagacttgtaccattgggaccgcaccgtcgccgcagtttcgACACCACGTATTACGCGTCGAGgtgataccctggtcaggagatgtggacccgcgttcagtttgaggaaaacgccacgaGTGCgaaactcaagagaatctctacaacatgtcaaatcaatcacctctcatgtcaagtacaaaatcTCATCCCCAaccaaccccaaagtcaactctttctcaccctctctcttacacacccatgctagtcaagtacaccatcacctcacatccattaaCCATCACTCCTCCTAcaacaatcctctctctctcatttctccaacacATTTTTCAAGCACCAAAATGAGCTCATGTCTAAGCttcccaaggagagaaaagtgagatGTGTGTGTCCCACCCTAAATCCCAAGAtatctcatcctagccattcaactcccatcaccctccattaaagtgaagcacaaggagaccggtgtTCTAACGgatcgagaagatcgaacggtgggtgctctattaggcctagatttcatttgtttgatgaagggccaagtgaggcctaccggttgatggtatggatctcattttggaccctaagggtggccgatggcccaccatgcttctcatgatcattccatggtggggccattctccatggatcccatcatgatgtttgttttccttgcatgaatagagtcatctagaccattgcattttggtagagaaaggatctccaccgttgattttaatcggtgggcccacatgtaatgagacccacttgatgtatgttctggatcatggaagggagggcccatagtaccggggtccctccatcatcacgtgtccctttctctctctctccctctctttcatttgttttgtgtgtgatgatgtgattgtatggcccacccgaatgtgccctaccttgatgtatgttttatccaaaccatccaagtcatatgggccctaccttataggagtggaaaacacaaatatcaaattgatctaagtgggccacgtccctgtgggacccactctaATTGTATGCAAATCTGCAAAGTGAAATGTGAACAGATGGTGGGTGTACGGACtacagcaaaaaaaaataaaatagaagagggattttaagggttttaggtgggccgctcatgcaggccccaccttgatatatatttttaatccaagctgtccatcccctttcctaccccattttaggcgttaagccaaaaaataGGGCCAATCCAATTTTCTAGCGGGTCATACCTTTGAAactagtgattttcaccgttaaaactcaccttaatttttctacacgccgaaagatgcccaatatcaGGCTTGATGGAATTGTTATGGATGGTATAATCCATTGGCGGACATggattcagcagatgtgggccctacctttgaaaaaccgcaaaaaatcatttttttcaaaaataatatatatatacaacaacagcattgctgctgctgctgctgctttcagaggcgcaggcagcgcctgctgctgacgGGCGGACGGgtggggacccacggtcccagccgtgggccccaccatgatgtttgttcatcatccaacccgttcattaggtgggccccttcctgaagtaggccccacccaaaaatcatccctatcgggaactcagttggcccacacggtagggattgagcgtctgccattggaacctttttgtggccacagaagttttggatcatatgaaatttgttttttcctgttcatctaggtcagtgtgaccttatcaatggtttggatggaaaataaatcattatagtggccctacatgggacccaaggatgtatgtgttataccacactgtccacggacggtggaacacatggtgtatgtgttgtatacatgtcgtccatccattctcTGTagagacagtgggtcccactactgttGACTTCAGCAAGGTTTGTGGGACCCATGGATGATGtataccacaccgtccatatcactggacagtgggacccacccccatgtgtgggacggtgtgtgtgtgtgcagtgtgtttcccattgtgtcgtggtctgttggaagggggtgtggccttatccgccctagtgagggggttataagctaggctgagtatgaccagctcgtaaatgggtctgctatcgacgagccgggtaggtattggcagactactgactaggcggatagtgaggtctcttccactcgcaggGCTATACAGCTAGGGAGGAGATAGTCGAtgtgaagtgtaatagaccctggtgatttccccagagagcaaccgtactgatatgtggacttattgagtaggaattgcatatccattcattcattcattcactatccactcgggctggtggtgcgtaactatttgttacatgtaccatcgcatggccaggatttcggttgggcgcacgactaacctgagatcaggaatttaccacattgtgtctgactatctaaatttaggtatgggactagatTGGATAGAAGTTCTTTaagatggaccccatagcctgtgatacttcgtactatcatcccgacttcacattccagcatagtcatttcattcgcactacatatcacattgcatccgcatAAACATGACATGCCCCAAAGTTCAAGCTGGGCCactcattaggtaggccacatgtGTATCTTGAGTATGGACCAACTGTTCCTTTttgtctaaccatccattttcctcaTACAAGTCTGGCCTCACCTGATGTCCAAACTGGCCAAATTTTTGGCTCAGTTATGTTGATAGCAAGCCTTAACTGATGATTGGCCTGGATCTCATGCGCCTACACTGCAAGCTCAAAGGAGCCCAACTGATGGCAAGCAGTTATCGGCCCACTGACACcgagttttgagagagagagagagagagagagagagagagagagagaaggctatGATTAATATTAAACCATCTTCTAAGGCTATGATTAATATTAAACCATCTTCTATACCAGAATCAGCTATGCCTTCCACAACATCAATTACATGTGGTCATAACAACCCTCCTTGATTATTTACAAGAAAATCTTCCACACAATTACAATTTATTAGGAGATTAACACTTTTCAAACCCAAACAACAAACCATAGTGGACATGAATCCAATAAGATTACATGAAACAAAACAATATACACATGTTATTACAAGACCAACACTCCTATAACTGCTAAAACAACTCTTCTAAAACACACCAACTCAAAAGTACTCCAACTCAAAAGTAAACTAGCTGTGCAGAAAGAAATccacaggagagagagagagagagagagagagagagagagagatgatagggAGTCCAAGACTGGTAGCTGGGATCATCCAAACAGATATTTTTTGGGATATGGTCAATCCAGACATACTCCGATTGAACGCATACAATATGAATGGTTGTCAACCGAAATTCATATATACTATTCTTGAGATAGAGATGAAGATGGCATAGATGGACATGGTCAAACCGGACATAAGTCTGATTAAGATGATACAAAACCAATGATTATTAACTGAAATTCATATAATTCTTCATATCACGAccaagatgatgaagatgaaacttttttttttttttacatggccAATCCAAACATAGTTTGATAGATTCTATACAAAACCAACAGTAATCAACTGATATTCATACAATTCTTGAGATCAAGTCGAACATGATGTAGATGGACATTTTTTGAGACATGGTCAATCTGGACATGGTCCAGCAAAAAGTGGATTTATCTTCTTGTACACAGGATGAAAAATGATGCAGATAgacattttttgggtcatggtccatCCGAACATAGTTTACATTTTTTGGGGCACGGTCCATCCAAACAGTCTACATtttttggggcatgatccatCCAGACATAGTCCAGAAGTCTACATtttttggggcatgatccatCCGGACATAGTCAGTGAATTTTACACAAAACCAGCTGTTATCAACTGAAATTCATGCGATTCTTGAGATCAAGATTGAGGTGAAGATGACAGAGTGACATTTTTTTGGGGTACGGTCCCTCTGAACAGCCTACATtttttggggcatgatccatCTGGACATAGTCAGTAGAACTTATACAAAACCAACGGTTATCAACCGGTTATCAACCGAAATTCATACGATTCTTGAGATCAAGATCACAGACCGAAATTTCTTTGGGACATTGTCCATACCAGACTAGCGATTATCCACTGAAATTCATAGGATTCTTGAGATTGAGATGAAGAAGACATAGACGGACATTATACTCGACTAACGGTTATCAACCGAAATTCATACGATTCTTGAGATCAAGATCGAGGTGAAGATGACAGACTGAAAttgttttggggcatggtccatacaGAAATGGTCCATTACACAATATGCCAGACTAGCAATTATCAACCGAAATTCATATGATTCTTGAGATcgagatgaagaagacaaagacagacaatttttggggcatggtccatccaaacATGGTATGATAAACAATATACCAGACTCAGGTTATCAACCAAAATTCATACGATTCTTGAGATCAAGAAGATCATGATGCCAACAAAGGTGGCAAGCAGATATTGGAGTATGCCGGCCCCATTCGCCACGAGATAAGCACAGGGTAATGGTGGGACCAGAGATATCTGTGTCGCACACAAGCAGTCCTCGTTGAAAAAGGACTCATAGTGGATCAGCTTGCTGGTCACAAGGCTCCCATCATAGCTGCATAGATAAAAACTATAATCAAGATAGATAAAAATCATACTCAATATGAATGTTTAGGTTAGCTGGATTTCAGGACAGGGGTGCTCAAGATGAGTTGCAGTTAACCGAGTCAACTGAGTCAAGCTCTGGTCAAGCCCAGACCAATCGAACTAGTCCCAGTCGGGAAGtcctgtggtgggccacacaccaccgGCCTcggtggtgtattgacgtcatcaagttgtGGGTCCTAcctaccatgatgaatatgttatatccccaccgtccatccattttatgacgtcattttagagcatggattaaaaattaggcagatccaaagctttgtataccacaccacagaaagcagggGCGGGCGTCATTTTCTCATATTCCCATTAGTTTACGTGATGTgtttcacttgatctttgaatctgcctcatttttgtatccatgcactaaaatgatctcgcaaaatggatgaacggtttggatatagcacacatcaaggtggtgtGTGTCACACCATGCAATCCGATTCCTCCTATTCAAGATAAtaagaatagaaaagaaaaattacaggGTAAGGAACACAATAGAAGAAGAAATGCTCACCGAGTACGGCAGGCTCCGAACTCGGTCGGCGGGCCGAGTAGTAGCCCCACCTCTCCCGCCGTCTTCCCGGCCATCAGAGCCTCTGCCGCCATCGCCACCATTCCATCTAGGTGCTGCCGAGTGGGCCGTGGCCGGATCACGGAACGACCGACGCCCGTCCTGAATTCTTCACATGGGCCGCCTCCCACCGGTGATTCTGGCCTGTATTCTGCCAGAAATTACGATTGGGATGTGGGTTTTGAGACTGGTGTCTCCCCTCCCTTTAGAGCTTGTAGCCCTGCCTCTGGAAGGCGGATTCTCCGTTGGAAGGCCGAGAATACCGTTTTCCTGCTTGAAAGAAGGGAGATGGGCTATCTTTATATAGATAACGAAAGATTGGGAATTTACAAGATTGTTTTTCCTAACAACTGCCCTCGCGCTCTTCCAGAAGATTactcggattggctggtgtactacacaccagctatatagctggtgtaggtacctGTGGTGCGATGACGAACGCTGaccctcctcgagctccgagttgtacgaacggttcaaagtagatcaaatttacatgggacctacaatgatgtaattattatatccacactgttcattcattttttgagatcattttagagtattatctaaaaaatgaatcatgtctaaagatcaagtggaccacaccgcaaatagcagcggagataatggttttcaccgttaaaattttcatagggcTGCCATgacgattattttccatccaagctgttcataataccacaaatacctggatgaagaggaaaaacaaatttcatattcatccaaaacttctgtgaaccccaaaagggtttcaacggtatacgtttaatctcccactgttttttgcagtgtggtccacttgatcgttataTCTGTTATTTTTGGTCCCAAGCCTTTctatgagctcgaaaaatggatggacagtttagaaataatacatacatcatgatgggacccacagaacaatGCTGACGTCAATTCATccaagctatatagctgatgtgtggtacaccagccaatccggttcCGACTAGCCCTAGCTAGAGACGGGAGATCTTGTGAGTGGCTCTGTAGTGCCAACCgtggtatatatgttttatccacgccgtctatttatTTTGAAGGATATTTTAGGACATAAAttcaaaaattaaagcatattaaaggtttaagtgggccacaccacacggggattgaaagcttaccgTTCAAAAGTTCCAAGGgcgcagaagttttggagctTTTGTTAGATGGCGAATAAGCATATGGTGGGCTtaataagttttcaacgatagaatttttaatttatactgctccttgtggtgtggtccacgctAGTACCCAATCCGCCTAACTTTTGTAGTCATGAtataaaatgatttgttaaaatagatggacggcatggataaaacatacaaatgaaggtgggccctacaaattccCTGACAGGAACGACAGTCTCCAGTAAggaggagcggattagctgttacatCGGTGGATGTT harbors:
- the LOC131218736 gene encoding uncharacterized protein LOC131218736 gives rise to the protein MVAMAAEALMAGKTAGEVGLLLGPPTEFGACRTRFYLCSYDGSLVTSKLIHYESFFNEDCLCATQISLVPPLPCAYLVANGAGILQYLLATFVGIMIFLISRIV